From the genome of Phlebotomus papatasi isolate M1 chromosome 2, Ppap_2.1, whole genome shotgun sequence:
tattcctGCTACGCCATTTTGGGAagtcttttgaataatttatcaaTCGGTTTAATTGGTAAATGAtttgaaagtacttttaagattACCCTAGAAGTCAcgatttcgagcatttcgcaaagcatggggCAGATGTGGCATTTTGCCACCTCTTTATACTTTGCTTTGAAGTTTCTTGGAGAGcaaaatattaatcaatttttctaaaaaaaaaagatatatttaCCTTACATTCTGATGAGTAGCCCTGTGTGTGAGAAATCTCAATTCTTGAGAGAAACTCTTACTGCAAACATCGCACATAAATCGAGTCTTGAGTCTCGCCACGCGTCCTTTCCGATGAAACTGTGTCTTTTGCGTCACTACCAAATCACTCAGAACAACACCATCCGATGATTTTAGGTGTCCAATAATCTGACTTCCCCTACCTTCCTCACCATCTGTGGCATTTTCAATTATCGGAGCATTGTCTTCGGTGTCAGAGATGTCTGTTTTATCAATAACTCCTTCAGCCACGTAAGCCTTCTCGAGTTCCTTTCCCTGTACCACGCTCTGGAAGCGAGCTGGAATCCTAACTCTACGCTTCCGGCGTCCCTCTTCGAGAGATTCTTCTATTTCTCTTAGCTCCTGAGCTTCTTTTCTCTGCTTGGCTAGGAATTCTTCCTCTGCCTTCAATCGTTGAGCTTCTAGCTCTTCTGGTGGAAGTTTTGGCGGTCTACCGCGTTTTCTCTTTGGCTTCTCACAGCCCCTCATTTTCAGGGACAGTTCATGGGATTGGGGAAATAATACACTATCCTCGCAGAAATCCCCGTAATCATATTTTGAAGCCTCATCCAAGTTATCGCTTTGAGTCTCTTTGAGCAACTGCCTAAGTCTTTCCTGTCCTCTGATGATAAGATCAAAGAAATCAACCGTTGATTCCACTTGAATATTGCATCCTGGACAAATCCACCGGGGAAACTTCCGATCGTTTTTCACCTGAAAAGTTCAAAGGGAAAGTAGGTCAACATAACCTTTCTAAAAACATCATtgagaaagaattaaatttttcaacataCTTTAACCGGGAGATACTGGTTTATGAGGTTACTGAGTCGTGAAGGTGTCTCTTCATCCTCTGGTTCAAATAAATGGTATCCCATTTGGTTATTTTCACCACATAATCGACAAATCCTAGAGTCACATAGAAGTTCAACACTTTCCATTTTCACATGTCCAATAACCCTTTTAATAGAGAAAATTGGTAATACTTTGCACTAAATCAGAAGAAGGAATATTTATTGAAGcttttcactgatttttcaaGGGAATTAGATGATTGTCTTGTTTTTCAAGTCGTTTTATCTTTGCAAGACACAAAATGCAAGCCTTTCACcattgcacaaaaaaaaacgtaaacaaACTTTCCGAATTTTCGGAAACGCGTAAACACTTACGAAAACTCACGAAAGTTGACGATGTGCTTCTCGGAAATTGACCACTTTGACAGTTGACGTGCATTTTTTTGGTGTCTCAGGCATTTTTCCTGAATCagtgcaaagtttatcagtgaTTTTCATCCCTTTATTCAACTCTAAAACAATGGTAGGATACTTTTGGAGCTTCTTGAGATCATGTAGATTAGTAATTGAGATGATTTTTGTGCTTTGCAGGAGAGCATCACGGAGAAATTTGTGAGTTTAATGGCTCGACCCGGCCAGGAAAATGTTCCCAAAGATGATGTCCCTTGGTATCTCAAGTATGGTGCACGAGTTCTTGGAATTGTTGGAGCATTCTGTGAGTTTTCTTCccattttcaaaatatcaaagaatATAGATCTTTCAGTAGATAGGTTTGCTCTaaaagaataactctattggcAATGGACACACGTATTGAATTTGATGACACGGCAAGGGAAAATCGATGCATCTGCTCCATTGGGAAGTGGGGGAggatattttttccaaattagttATCTTCAACTTTTCAAGATATTCAGCTTGCCCAATTTCAAAAACTGAAATAAAGACCAAGAGACCAGAAAATCCCTGTTTGGACTTGCGCTAAGATATTTCCGTAATGCTTTTCAGTTTGCGTTCTTTTTGGTCTCTGGAATTGCGTGAGCATCGTTTTTGGGGGCGTTGGATGCCTGGTATCAGGAGTTCTGCAAGTATGTCTTGGACTTCTAGTGTTGATTGTTGAAGCGCCCTGTTGCTGCATGTTCGTTGACTTTGTCCAGAAGGTAGCCGATCTGGCAGACTCCAAGCCATATTGGTATCGAGCTGCTATTTATTGTGTGTAAGTTTACTAAATTCTTATCACTTGATTCACTTCATTTTTCGGGGAGTTTTTGGGGCTTTCCGAAAAGCAAATACAATTCCTTGTCTCTCTAATCTGCCCCCAACGGGAAGATAACAACTATGTGCCTTCACGCAGTAGCAATatctttttataaaaagaaaaaatcaaagacatttttggcATTGACCCTTTCTCAAATTCAGCTTTATTTAGACTTTTATTTAGGCAAAACATCAAGAATCGATATCATTTTATCGTGATGTACCTGTCCCGTTGCTATGCTTTTCATTGATAATAAACATAATGAATAAACTTAttgtataaataaaatcattcacAGAAAAGTTTTTTTATCTACAGATatatcaatattattataaacaaattttaaacttCCGTGgtcttttgtaaaattaaatcttGTTCTATTGGCCTGGAAAATAATCTCATAAAATTCCATACCCCAAGATCTCGAACCCGTAACGTTAAAATGATTAcaacttagggccttgacagaccttaggattagccgagagacggcttagcgtaattataatctacataatggttaaacttcatttccatcattttccactaagtcgtctctcggcttaagtcgtaagtgtgtctagggcattacatttTAGAAGTTTCACTAAAAGCTTAATCAAGTTCTcgaatgtcttggaatctttttcaaaaaaaaatcaacctgTGTCTGCTTGGTCCTTTAACGACGATAGGGACATTAGtatccccaaaaaaaaattacttaaggtCTTCTGTTATATTTTGCCCTAAGAAATCAGAAAATGTGATATCTTCTGATCCCTAATTTTTGACATCTCGTCCCTAAAGGGTCTATAAATCTAAAGGTCTAGCTAGAGTAAAGTGATAGAATTTTATCAGTTTCGAGTAAGTTCGTGCCCCATTTTCGTATTACGCTTTTGCAGCCTATCTCCTGGTTAACCCTTACTTCTTActacttttatttaattacataCATGCACCAGAAAGTTTAGTCTTGCATTCCCTTATTGCTCATTAATCTTTCAAATGGGTCTCatttaaaattccgaaagctaaaatcctgaaatcaaAAACTCCGAAAGggtgaaaatcctgaaaatcaaaatttcgaacACTAAAACCGCGAAGGCCAAAGTGCCGAATTGGTAGAAaatccgaatagccaaaatctcgaattcttaaaagtggaATAGGTAGATGTTCTCACAATTGCATCCGCGCTTGTTGGAGAAGccaagataattttttttgtgtcctGGGAAAATATCCCAGATGTTATCCTCCGTacaatttcgtccctttcagaattttgcccATTCGTGAtttaactttcaggattttggttttcggaattttgacatttaagatttttgagaagtGAAAACACAGGAGGGGTCTCGATAGCTCAATAggcaaagtgttggctttgtgacgcagaggccctcggttcgatccttgatcgaagcgcgtccggtgaataattggaaaacaatttttcaccgTCCTTAAAAGCTCCAAATtgaacgcaaaaatatcaagaaggaagtatgataaaagataagggagcaaaaaataggatttgtgatggagcaaaaagaaaaaatgataaggagagatgagtaaataagagtgagcgaaatggctaatatggacctgattgagtctgacagccaaaaaaacataaaaagaagagagagagagagaaaacacaggattttgacctttgatcttctcctttattccttgccaacgtttcggagcttgatgactccttctttttaaaaatcaagCAGGTGGCtagttgactttttttatatggagctatttgaagccaagtCTCTAAATTGATCTCGAACTCAGCTCagagtgctccaaggaaaaatttatttaaacaaaaatttagtatatttatccctcgacGCGGTAAGGTGTCTTATAATGTGAaaaaacttcttaatttttagatatttagcgtaacggtcgcgaatacaaaaaaaatcccatacctataaatttaaatcgaagtatgagaaagtggcttcaaatttcaggcaacttgccaggggctagttaaaaactatttcattgGCCGAAAATCATTATATACATTCAGGATTTTTGTTTTCGGGTTTATGGCTTCCAGGCCTTCCAGGATTATAGCTTTCGATAATTTGtccctttcgaaattttggcgttcgggattttggctgccgattgaaggaaattttttccaaacgaattttgaaaatgtgtatATTGTGAACTTGCATAAAAAACATTTTGAGCGTTTATTTAGATCGTGTTTTTGCTCTCAAAATGATTAAAAAGTGGcttaaaaaacatcaaaatatgaATTTGTCTCTTAATGGctcaggcacaccttttagattacgAAAACTTCATGAAGTGCAAAttggaatccctttctttctcacatgttttgtatatgactatctcattctttcgcataccaaattcgattgagctaaattgaatttggagtgatgtttaaaagaagaaaaagagttcgagagaatgagatagacatatgcaaatatatgagaaagaaagggattcgaatttcgacttcatgaaattttcctgatctaaaaggtgtgccggagccataaaaaatcAAATCCATTTTGAGTTACCCACCATTGATGGCGGGGGGTATCCTTTTGgtcagggggtgacattagctctgaaaaatgcgaccaatttttgtgtaaattttttcctgttttcatacacatttcacgagatatcttcaaaactacgtagattgccaatttggggttttcggttgcctcttcgctattaaattggcttttattttgtattagtattttttgctaatgcccaacgcacaataacttttgtttgtaaacatgttttcaaaattttctatacgtgtgagggagatgactagatctagatctcactcactctcattgaaatatcaaaaacatgtttactaaacaaaagttattgtgcgatgggcataattcattctacaatgacagaaaacagctaataaacacaaaagttttttcggcacgctagaaacatatgggaaacataggaaatgtcatgcccctgctttTAGTAGTAAATTTATGGATTGCGTTTAAAGAGATTTTTAAGAGGCGAAAAAGCTTATGTATgagatttaataatattgtctgGAGGACGAAGAGCACAATATTCACATCCTGAACTACTGTCTGGTATTTGGGATACAGTTGGGGATGTCTCTGTCTCTAGACATTGCCTTGTCTCtgtaatttaaacattttttgtcagcaaaaaatcaaatttgacaaaaactCAATTTAGGGAGCCAAAATAGAGCTCTAACAAATAAATGGGATGGGTATAGACCGACGAGTTGCGATGCACAGCCTAGGCCTGCTATTGGGACCGTTTTGACGCACGTAAAGATAAGGTTAACggttaaaaaactaaaagattTCCAAAATCAATAGAAAGGTGCCGCATCTTTtgactgaattgaaaaaaatgaggttACCCGTTATATACGTgctaaatttctatcaaaatctAAATTGAGGATTTCAAGACCGTCGacatggaaaaaatttatttaagcacCCTTGGTGTCCCTAGTGGTTGTCACATGAAGTTGCGATGTTATAGaaattacagtgggacctcgatagagtttactaattatttccaggcctgttgactccattgaaTTCGGTgacactatcggagtccgaaaaaaatcaattaaaatgtgaaatttttatataaaggggtattattttatgtttgtactagataattgataaattcaacacgatagtagaatatttcatttactaaacccataaattctacaccctctggtccaaaaaagtcatatgtttgggcaaaagttgaagattaaggaatgattctatagaatgtttttattattagcattagtaagtatcttaagtgaacattactatccatgtgataatataGTCCATCCACGAttttaagataaggaaatggtgtcttaaagatttcttttttcactttttttagaagagctctggtagatatttaattgttgaaaattttgatgcaattaacgttattaattagaatttattttaaacttttattgtataaaagaagagattgatagttgttcttttcgttatgacataattatggctctaaacttcacaaaaagagcaataaaaccatttttttttcattttcttcttgctctgaaaaatgggcgctaaatggttagaaagggacagataatcctaaccggcttatgtaggtgagattcttaacgtgagctaactcggagtgcatgcaaattcgatttaaagctgaagttgggagacgccattcagttatcttgaatcaaattcgtgaaattatacaaattttgtatttaaaccaaaatatcaaggatttggatgaactgactgaaaagtgttatatgggtgaaatgtagaccagaatgttctctataattttgccgtagaacttgaactcatcgattactcagaagccaagataagcgaggttttttgtttcttaactcgttttttcatccagagtgccccaagtgttcatttgttgaacttcaactatatcaaagaattgttgtattttgcgggactttccatttaaacccctattttaagtgtcttggtggagtagaggcagtcaaattggcatctgagtgatttcaaagcgttattattggaaaaatcaattttttcacacttaaacggcaaaatcggagtgatagcgtagtctgagcggaaaatgatgtatggacgaaatgtagagacaaatgtgctctataattatgttgaagtaatcatcaaaatcggtttagcgacagtcgagataattgaggttatgtgatattgaaattggtttttcgactgtggcgcccctggtgttgatcccacgaagttcaaatattctagaaagttgtagcatttggtgagatctttcgtttaagccctcattcatcaaaatcggtcacatagaaccggagatatgattttttgaatttcgtgaactttgacccctcatatctccggttctattgaaaccacagcgggcatacgcaccattttggaaacgtcctagactggactacaacatactaaaatttcattaacttgcacaatgccgtttttgagaaaagtgactttgaatttcgatgaattttgacgctatcacagcgccacctgtggtgaccttttgaacttccatctgaaagtgctcatcgagacgaaaccaaaaaggtaaaatttaggtcgctatgttaattagaaccggagatagaggccggtcaatgttcgaactttgaccccttatagctcgggtcaggggttatggatcgacttaaggttttttttgtttgataggtataatcaacggctacaacatactaaattttcagcccgatgcacaatggaatttttgagttatttaacttttaagatttaaaaattttctttttaaaaaaagcgcccctagcggtggttttatgaacttgcgatgttagaaggggaagtggcatttcacgagagctttccaaaaagccctcactttttaaattctgacaattagaaccggagttatggccattttaagaaattttttttggacccttatagctcgggtcaggggggtcaggggaccttaagtttggtattgatggaaagctctaaggcccagctataacatactaaaatttgagcccgctcgatgccataggggctgagctattgagaaaacaaaaaaggggggtcttcaaaatggcggaaggaggggtggggggtggggggtcaatgcaccaagttgcaattttcacccgatatataacctttgccgaaaaccgcaagtcgatatcttttttagtttaggagctattaagctccaaagagcggccggccggcctgCCGGGAAaaagccccccatatattcgtgatcatcGACACATTTTGCGGAGGTCGATTTCGGCAAAGGTCAACCTATATATCGGGCCAAAAtcgaaaattgcaacttggtgcattgacccccacgACCCCCATTGGTACACccctgattttaatttcgaaaaagtccttccgccattttgaagacccccgggggtt
Proteins encoded in this window:
- the LOC129801173 gene encoding calcium channel flower isoform X2: MESITEKFVSLMARPGQENVPKDDVPWYLKYGARVLGIVGAFFCVLFGLWNCVSIVFGGVGCLVSGVLQVCLGLLVLIVEAPCCCMFVDFVQKVADLADSKPYWYRAAIYCVIAIPPVALCPGLGSIFACGLIFGTGVLYGMMSLGKKGSRQDMAAIASPNAMSPGQGPTLDQRSTLMEDPDVWRPT
- the LOC129801173 gene encoding calcium channel flower isoform X1, which encodes MESITEKFVSLMARPGQENVPKDDVPWYLKYGARVLGIVGAFFCVLFGLWNCVSIVFGGVGCLVSGVLQVCLGLLVLIVEAPCCCMFVDFVQKVADLADSKPYWYRAAIYCVIAIPPVALCPGLGSIFACGLIFGTGVLYGMMSLGKKASLQEMRNAAVAADNSRPIQTTSGMRSNLVDNAQPVAFTGPPAYDSNV